Proteins encoded in a region of the Carassius gibelio isolate Cgi1373 ecotype wild population from Czech Republic chromosome B5, carGib1.2-hapl.c, whole genome shotgun sequence genome:
- the LOC127957529 gene encoding histone acetyltransferase KAT5 isoform X4, producing the protein MKNGLPGSRPSSPERDVKKSLDLHVQSASATSRGKTLPTLKRKADSVSLATQVTAATPVTSLPGSVDASQASVYPAMRDSSFSIKSRDEHEPLTSLTTNGTSSIQRHLIPPQPGRKRKSCGGTDEMVKMFQNNSPRCPTVFLLPGEDSQDSSDGIPSAPRMTGSLVSDRSHDDIVTRMKNIDCIELGRHRLKPWYFSPYPQELTSLPILYLCEFCLKYLKSLKCLQRHLTKCNLRHPPGNEIYRKGTISFFEIDGRKNKAYSQNLCLLAKCFLDHKTLYYDTDPFLFYVMTEYDSKGFHIVGYFSKEKESTEDYNVACILTLPPYQRRGYGKLLIEFSYELSKVEGKTGTPEKPLSDLGLLSYRSYWSQTILEILMDLKSENGERPQITINEISEITSVKKEDVISTLQYLNLINYYKGQYILTLSEDIVEGHERAMQKRHLRIDPKCLHFTPKDWSKRGKW; encoded by the exons ATGAAGAATGGGCTGCCTGGGTCTCGCCCGAGCTCGCCAGAGAGAGACGTG AAGAAGAGTCTAGATCTCCATGTTCAGTCTGCTTCAGCTACTTCAAGAGGCAAAACCCTCCCCACACTG AAAAGGAAAGCAGATTCAGTGTCTTTGGCAACACAAGTGACCGCAGCAACTCCAGTGACTTCACTTCCTGGTTCTGTGGATGCAAGTCAAGCCTCTGTCTATCCAGCAATGAGAGATTCCTCTTTCAGCATTAAATCCAGAGACGAGCATGAACCACTCACCTCTCTCACCACA AATGGCACATCATCCATCCAGCGTCATCTCATTCCTCCTCAGCctgggagaaaaagaaaaagttgtgGAGGGACAGATGAG ATGGTAAAGATGTTCCAGAATAACAGCCCTCGCTGCCCCACCGTCTTTTTGCTGCCAGGAGAG GACTCTCAGGACAGTTCAGATGGAATCCCATCTGCCCCGCGCATGACCGGTAGCTTGGTGTCCGACCGCAGTCATGATGACATTGTGACACGAATGAAGAACATAGACTGTATTGAGCTGGGCCGCCACAGACTGAAGCCTTGGTACTTCTCTCCATACCCACAGGAGCTCACCTCTCTGCCCATTCTCTACCTCTGTGAATTCTGCCTCAAATACCTCAAGAGCCTCAAATGTCTTCAAAGACACTTG ACAAAATGCAACTTGCGGCATCCACCAGGAAATGAGATATACCGCAAAGGAACCATCTCCTTTTTTGAAATAGATGGCAGAAAAAACAAG GCATATTCCCAAAATTTGTGTTTATTGGCTAAATGCTTCCTGGACCATAAGACCCTGTACTACGACACAGATCCTTTCCTCTTCTATGTTATGACGGAGTATGACTCAAAGGGTTTCCATATAGTTGGCTACTTCTCAAAG GAGAAGGAATCAACTGAAGACTATAATGTGGCCTGTATCCTGACCTTGCCACCTTATCAGAGAAGAGGCTATGGCAAACTACTAATAGAGTTCA GTTATGAGCTCTCAAAGGTGGAAGGAAAGACCGGCACCCCAGAGAAACCTCTGTCTGATTTGGGCCTGCTCTCGTACCGTTCATACTGGTCCCAGACCATTCTGGAGATACTCATGGACCTCAAATCAGAGAATGGCGAGCGACCACAGATTACCATCAA TGAAATTAGCGAGATCACAAGTGTCAAAAAAGAGGATGTGATATCAACTCTTCAATACCTCAACCTCATCAATTATTACAAG GGTCAATATATCCTCACCTTGTCTGAGGACATAGTGGAAGGTCATGAGCGTGCCATGCAGAAACGCCACCTCCGCATTGATCCCAAATGCTTGCATTTCACTCCTAAAGACTGGAGCAAGAGGGGCAAGTGGTGA
- the LOC127957529 gene encoding histone acetyltransferase KAT5 isoform X1 has translation MADQSVEITEGCRLPVLRKNQENEDEWPLAEILSVKDISGKKLYYVHYIDFNKRLDEWVTPDRLDIKKLQFPKKEAKTPMKNGLPGSRPSSPERDVKKSLDLHVQSASATSRGKTLPTLKRKADSVSLATQVTAATPVTSLPGSVDASQASVYPAMRDSSFSIKSRDEHEPLTSLTTNGTSSIQRHLIPPQPGRKRKSCGGTDEMVKMFQNNSPRCPTVFLLPGEDSQDSSDGIPSAPRMTGSLVSDRSHDDIVTRMKNIDCIELGRHRLKPWYFSPYPQELTSLPILYLCEFCLKYLKSLKCLQRHLTKCNLRHPPGNEIYRKGTISFFEIDGRKNKAYSQNLCLLAKCFLDHKTLYYDTDPFLFYVMTEYDSKGFHIVGYFSKEKESTEDYNVACILTLPPYQRRGYGKLLIEFSYELSKVEGKTGTPEKPLSDLGLLSYRSYWSQTILEILMDLKSENGERPQITINEISEITSVKKEDVISTLQYLNLINYYKGQYILTLSEDIVEGHERAMQKRHLRIDPKCLHFTPKDWSKRGKW, from the exons atggcGGATCAGTCG GTTGAGATTACCGAGGGCTGTCGACTTCCCGTGCTGCGAAAGAATCAAGAAAATGAAGACGAATGGC CTTTGGCTGAAATTCTCAGTGTTAAAGACATCTCTGGAAAAAAGCTCTACTATGTTCACTATATTGACT TCAATAAGCGCCTGGATGAATGGGTTACACCAGACCGACTGGATATTAAGAAGCTCCAGTTTCCCAAGAAGGAGGCAAAGACCCCGATGAAGAATGGGCTGCCTGGGTCTCGCCCGAGCTCGCCAGAGAGAGACGTG AAGAAGAGTCTAGATCTCCATGTTCAGTCTGCTTCAGCTACTTCAAGAGGCAAAACCCTCCCCACACTG AAAAGGAAAGCAGATTCAGTGTCTTTGGCAACACAAGTGACCGCAGCAACTCCAGTGACTTCACTTCCTGGTTCTGTGGATGCAAGTCAAGCCTCTGTCTATCCAGCAATGAGAGATTCCTCTTTCAGCATTAAATCCAGAGACGAGCATGAACCACTCACCTCTCTCACCACA AATGGCACATCATCCATCCAGCGTCATCTCATTCCTCCTCAGCctgggagaaaaagaaaaagttgtgGAGGGACAGATGAG ATGGTAAAGATGTTCCAGAATAACAGCCCTCGCTGCCCCACCGTCTTTTTGCTGCCAGGAGAG GACTCTCAGGACAGTTCAGATGGAATCCCATCTGCCCCGCGCATGACCGGTAGCTTGGTGTCCGACCGCAGTCATGATGACATTGTGACACGAATGAAGAACATAGACTGTATTGAGCTGGGCCGCCACAGACTGAAGCCTTGGTACTTCTCTCCATACCCACAGGAGCTCACCTCTCTGCCCATTCTCTACCTCTGTGAATTCTGCCTCAAATACCTCAAGAGCCTCAAATGTCTTCAAAGACACTTG ACAAAATGCAACTTGCGGCATCCACCAGGAAATGAGATATACCGCAAAGGAACCATCTCCTTTTTTGAAATAGATGGCAGAAAAAACAAG GCATATTCCCAAAATTTGTGTTTATTGGCTAAATGCTTCCTGGACCATAAGACCCTGTACTACGACACAGATCCTTTCCTCTTCTATGTTATGACGGAGTATGACTCAAAGGGTTTCCATATAGTTGGCTACTTCTCAAAG GAGAAGGAATCAACTGAAGACTATAATGTGGCCTGTATCCTGACCTTGCCACCTTATCAGAGAAGAGGCTATGGCAAACTACTAATAGAGTTCA GTTATGAGCTCTCAAAGGTGGAAGGAAAGACCGGCACCCCAGAGAAACCTCTGTCTGATTTGGGCCTGCTCTCGTACCGTTCATACTGGTCCCAGACCATTCTGGAGATACTCATGGACCTCAAATCAGAGAATGGCGAGCGACCACAGATTACCATCAA TGAAATTAGCGAGATCACAAGTGTCAAAAAAGAGGATGTGATATCAACTCTTCAATACCTCAACCTCATCAATTATTACAAG GGTCAATATATCCTCACCTTGTCTGAGGACATAGTGGAAGGTCATGAGCGTGCCATGCAGAAACGCCACCTCCGCATTGATCCCAAATGCTTGCATTTCACTCCTAAAGACTGGAGCAAGAGGGGCAAGTGGTGA
- the LOC127957529 gene encoding histone acetyltransferase KAT5 isoform X2, translating to MADQSVEITEGCRLPVLRKNQENEDEWPLAEILSVKDISGKKLYYVHYIDFNKRLDEWVTPDRLDIKKLQFPKKEAKTPMKNGLPGSRPSSPERDVKKSLDLHVQSASATSRGKTLPTLKRKADSVSLATQVTAATPVTSLPGSVDASQASVYPAMRDSSFSIKSRDEHEPLTSLTTNGTSSIQRHLIPPQPGRKRKSCGGTDEDSQDSSDGIPSAPRMTGSLVSDRSHDDIVTRMKNIDCIELGRHRLKPWYFSPYPQELTSLPILYLCEFCLKYLKSLKCLQRHLTKCNLRHPPGNEIYRKGTISFFEIDGRKNKAYSQNLCLLAKCFLDHKTLYYDTDPFLFYVMTEYDSKGFHIVGYFSKEKESTEDYNVACILTLPPYQRRGYGKLLIEFSYELSKVEGKTGTPEKPLSDLGLLSYRSYWSQTILEILMDLKSENGERPQITINEISEITSVKKEDVISTLQYLNLINYYKGQYILTLSEDIVEGHERAMQKRHLRIDPKCLHFTPKDWSKRGKW from the exons atggcGGATCAGTCG GTTGAGATTACCGAGGGCTGTCGACTTCCCGTGCTGCGAAAGAATCAAGAAAATGAAGACGAATGGC CTTTGGCTGAAATTCTCAGTGTTAAAGACATCTCTGGAAAAAAGCTCTACTATGTTCACTATATTGACT TCAATAAGCGCCTGGATGAATGGGTTACACCAGACCGACTGGATATTAAGAAGCTCCAGTTTCCCAAGAAGGAGGCAAAGACCCCGATGAAGAATGGGCTGCCTGGGTCTCGCCCGAGCTCGCCAGAGAGAGACGTG AAGAAGAGTCTAGATCTCCATGTTCAGTCTGCTTCAGCTACTTCAAGAGGCAAAACCCTCCCCACACTG AAAAGGAAAGCAGATTCAGTGTCTTTGGCAACACAAGTGACCGCAGCAACTCCAGTGACTTCACTTCCTGGTTCTGTGGATGCAAGTCAAGCCTCTGTCTATCCAGCAATGAGAGATTCCTCTTTCAGCATTAAATCCAGAGACGAGCATGAACCACTCACCTCTCTCACCACA AATGGCACATCATCCATCCAGCGTCATCTCATTCCTCCTCAGCctgggagaaaaagaaaaagttgtgGAGGGACAGATGAG GACTCTCAGGACAGTTCAGATGGAATCCCATCTGCCCCGCGCATGACCGGTAGCTTGGTGTCCGACCGCAGTCATGATGACATTGTGACACGAATGAAGAACATAGACTGTATTGAGCTGGGCCGCCACAGACTGAAGCCTTGGTACTTCTCTCCATACCCACAGGAGCTCACCTCTCTGCCCATTCTCTACCTCTGTGAATTCTGCCTCAAATACCTCAAGAGCCTCAAATGTCTTCAAAGACACTTG ACAAAATGCAACTTGCGGCATCCACCAGGAAATGAGATATACCGCAAAGGAACCATCTCCTTTTTTGAAATAGATGGCAGAAAAAACAAG GCATATTCCCAAAATTTGTGTTTATTGGCTAAATGCTTCCTGGACCATAAGACCCTGTACTACGACACAGATCCTTTCCTCTTCTATGTTATGACGGAGTATGACTCAAAGGGTTTCCATATAGTTGGCTACTTCTCAAAG GAGAAGGAATCAACTGAAGACTATAATGTGGCCTGTATCCTGACCTTGCCACCTTATCAGAGAAGAGGCTATGGCAAACTACTAATAGAGTTCA GTTATGAGCTCTCAAAGGTGGAAGGAAAGACCGGCACCCCAGAGAAACCTCTGTCTGATTTGGGCCTGCTCTCGTACCGTTCATACTGGTCCCAGACCATTCTGGAGATACTCATGGACCTCAAATCAGAGAATGGCGAGCGACCACAGATTACCATCAA TGAAATTAGCGAGATCACAAGTGTCAAAAAAGAGGATGTGATATCAACTCTTCAATACCTCAACCTCATCAATTATTACAAG GGTCAATATATCCTCACCTTGTCTGAGGACATAGTGGAAGGTCATGAGCGTGCCATGCAGAAACGCCACCTCCGCATTGATCCCAAATGCTTGCATTTCACTCCTAAAGACTGGAGCAAGAGGGGCAAGTGGTGA
- the LOC127957529 gene encoding histone acetyltransferase KAT5 isoform X3 encodes MADQSVEITEGCRLPVLRKNQENEDEWPLAEILSVKDISGKKLYYVHYIDFNKRLDEWVTPDRLDIKKLQFPKKEAKTPMKNGLPGSRPSSPERDVKRKADSVSLATQVTAATPVTSLPGSVDASQASVYPAMRDSSFSIKSRDEHEPLTSLTTNGTSSIQRHLIPPQPGRKRKSCGGTDEMVKMFQNNSPRCPTVFLLPGEDSQDSSDGIPSAPRMTGSLVSDRSHDDIVTRMKNIDCIELGRHRLKPWYFSPYPQELTSLPILYLCEFCLKYLKSLKCLQRHLTKCNLRHPPGNEIYRKGTISFFEIDGRKNKAYSQNLCLLAKCFLDHKTLYYDTDPFLFYVMTEYDSKGFHIVGYFSKEKESTEDYNVACILTLPPYQRRGYGKLLIEFSYELSKVEGKTGTPEKPLSDLGLLSYRSYWSQTILEILMDLKSENGERPQITINEISEITSVKKEDVISTLQYLNLINYYKGQYILTLSEDIVEGHERAMQKRHLRIDPKCLHFTPKDWSKRGKW; translated from the exons atggcGGATCAGTCG GTTGAGATTACCGAGGGCTGTCGACTTCCCGTGCTGCGAAAGAATCAAGAAAATGAAGACGAATGGC CTTTGGCTGAAATTCTCAGTGTTAAAGACATCTCTGGAAAAAAGCTCTACTATGTTCACTATATTGACT TCAATAAGCGCCTGGATGAATGGGTTACACCAGACCGACTGGATATTAAGAAGCTCCAGTTTCCCAAGAAGGAGGCAAAGACCCCGATGAAGAATGGGCTGCCTGGGTCTCGCCCGAGCTCGCCAGAGAGAGACGTG AAAAGGAAAGCAGATTCAGTGTCTTTGGCAACACAAGTGACCGCAGCAACTCCAGTGACTTCACTTCCTGGTTCTGTGGATGCAAGTCAAGCCTCTGTCTATCCAGCAATGAGAGATTCCTCTTTCAGCATTAAATCCAGAGACGAGCATGAACCACTCACCTCTCTCACCACA AATGGCACATCATCCATCCAGCGTCATCTCATTCCTCCTCAGCctgggagaaaaagaaaaagttgtgGAGGGACAGATGAG ATGGTAAAGATGTTCCAGAATAACAGCCCTCGCTGCCCCACCGTCTTTTTGCTGCCAGGAGAG GACTCTCAGGACAGTTCAGATGGAATCCCATCTGCCCCGCGCATGACCGGTAGCTTGGTGTCCGACCGCAGTCATGATGACATTGTGACACGAATGAAGAACATAGACTGTATTGAGCTGGGCCGCCACAGACTGAAGCCTTGGTACTTCTCTCCATACCCACAGGAGCTCACCTCTCTGCCCATTCTCTACCTCTGTGAATTCTGCCTCAAATACCTCAAGAGCCTCAAATGTCTTCAAAGACACTTG ACAAAATGCAACTTGCGGCATCCACCAGGAAATGAGATATACCGCAAAGGAACCATCTCCTTTTTTGAAATAGATGGCAGAAAAAACAAG GCATATTCCCAAAATTTGTGTTTATTGGCTAAATGCTTCCTGGACCATAAGACCCTGTACTACGACACAGATCCTTTCCTCTTCTATGTTATGACGGAGTATGACTCAAAGGGTTTCCATATAGTTGGCTACTTCTCAAAG GAGAAGGAATCAACTGAAGACTATAATGTGGCCTGTATCCTGACCTTGCCACCTTATCAGAGAAGAGGCTATGGCAAACTACTAATAGAGTTCA GTTATGAGCTCTCAAAGGTGGAAGGAAAGACCGGCACCCCAGAGAAACCTCTGTCTGATTTGGGCCTGCTCTCGTACCGTTCATACTGGTCCCAGACCATTCTGGAGATACTCATGGACCTCAAATCAGAGAATGGCGAGCGACCACAGATTACCATCAA TGAAATTAGCGAGATCACAAGTGTCAAAAAAGAGGATGTGATATCAACTCTTCAATACCTCAACCTCATCAATTATTACAAG GGTCAATATATCCTCACCTTGTCTGAGGACATAGTGGAAGGTCATGAGCGTGCCATGCAGAAACGCCACCTCCGCATTGATCCCAAATGCTTGCATTTCACTCCTAAAGACTGGAGCAAGAGGGGCAAGTGGTGA